In Ignavibacteriota bacterium, one genomic interval encodes:
- a CDS encoding TonB-dependent receptor: MDIKNFYRTTITKILFLLLLTSPLYAGTTGKIVGTIIDKATGEPLPSVNVMIEGTTQGTASDLNGHYTILNVSPGTHNVIFKNIGYADYRVEGVMVNVDKTTKVDAQLSISSIEITEVVVQAEKPPIEKDRTYSSAVVNSKAIEALPVTEMSQVITLQPGVVKTGDQLHFRGGRSREVGYVVDGVSVTNSFNQDGGSNVTVENSMIEQLEVITGTFNAEYGSAQSGVVNIVTKGISSKLTGNINAFAGDWISNQSDVFLGVNKINPMSEKDIQGNISIPIITDKLGVSFVGRYNYYESINWYEKRYNVIDGWRIAAYERWYREQRSAEASASQAIYIPDSLKTGDGSMGPLLTGDRFSGNVKVNYYPFERFKIAYQAFGDYSKSKGSTSSYYRYQPDGMSESQGFSHSHFLTLRHTPTDNFYYNISGSYQYNRGDSWYDKSNKMALYPGDTGIQLIGYTSDGFSLGNTDGFYSNADGKNFRKLYIFNGDFNWQVDKYNFIKAGFEYKRHEVNTYSWGYISTPDWNTKKWINFDPDPTLTFNDYWNTMVDYWKNWESLFDTVRYRRYNEDEYTLWRDYTITPSEGAAYVQDKVELGEIIINAGLRLDMFMPNELVPINYRVETSQLTSQVNLKEATTKVNLSPRLGVSFPISANGAFHAAYGHFYQMPSFEKMFSVPIYVLTPLQLEGLTLGNADLNPERTIQYELGLQQQVFPGITVDVSVYYKNMSNLLGVEYLTTLDNVRFLHYINRDYGNSKGITIGINAFGSNYINGSLNYTYSTANGSASDPDYIALVQASTQIGGEAVEFLDRQVIALNWDQTHTLNALVDFKFTSSFFMSVIGTYWSGQPYSPTFVEKYDILAQEYNNADVKPVQWTVDLKARYDFEVGWSTITAFIQVDNLFDHLNQNYVYSSTGTAYDNARLPSVERIEIERLQQAGLFTLGEIDNKPEWFSSPRKVRLGFVLNF; the protein is encoded by the coding sequence TTGGATATTAAGAATTTTTACAGAACTACAATAACTAAAATTCTATTTTTATTACTTTTAACCTCGCCTCTATATGCTGGAACTACTGGTAAAATTGTTGGAACAATAATTGACAAAGCAACCGGCGAACCATTGCCAAGCGTTAATGTAATGATAGAAGGAACTACTCAAGGAACTGCTTCCGATTTAAATGGTCATTACACTATCTTAAACGTTAGCCCGGGAACACATAATGTTATTTTCAAAAATATCGGTTATGCTGATTACAGAGTTGAAGGCGTTATGGTAAACGTTGATAAAACGACAAAAGTTGACGCGCAATTATCAATTTCCTCAATTGAAATTACTGAAGTAGTTGTACAGGCAGAAAAACCTCCTATAGAAAAGGATAGGACATATTCTTCGGCTGTTGTTAATTCAAAAGCGATAGAAGCATTGCCTGTAACTGAAATGAGTCAGGTAATTACATTACAGCCGGGCGTTGTTAAAACCGGAGATCAACTACATTTTAGAGGTGGAAGGTCAAGAGAAGTAGGATACGTAGTTGATGGTGTTTCTGTAACAAATTCTTTTAATCAAGATGGCGGTTCAAACGTAACAGTAGAAAATTCAATGATTGAGCAGCTTGAAGTTATTACGGGTACATTTAATGCTGAATATGGTTCTGCTCAGTCGGGTGTTGTTAATATTGTTACTAAAGGAATTTCATCAAAATTGACCGGTAACATTAATGCTTTTGCGGGAGATTGGATAAGTAATCAAAGCGATGTTTTTTTAGGAGTTAACAAAATTAATCCTATGTCAGAAAAAGACATTCAAGGGAATATCAGTATTCCAATTATTACGGATAAATTGGGGGTTTCCTTTGTAGGAAGATACAATTATTATGAAAGTATAAATTGGTACGAAAAAAGATATAATGTGATTGACGGTTGGCGAATTGCCGCCTATGAAAGGTGGTATAGAGAGCAAAGGTCAGCCGAGGCTTCAGCTTCACAGGCAATATATATTCCTGATTCATTAAAAACCGGTGACGGTTCTATGGGTCCGCTGTTAACAGGAGATAGATTTTCAGGAAATGTTAAGGTTAATTATTATCCATTCGAACGTTTTAAAATTGCGTATCAAGCATTTGGTGATTATTCAAAAAGTAAAGGATCCACAAGTTCATACTATAGATATCAACCGGACGGAATGAGTGAAAGTCAGGGTTTTAGCCATAGTCATTTTTTAACTCTAAGACATACGCCAACCGATAATTTTTATTACAATATTTCCGGTTCTTATCAATATAATAGAGGTGATTCGTGGTATGATAAATCCAATAAAATGGCTTTATATCCTGGAGATACGGGAATTCAGTTAATTGGTTATACAAGTGATGGATTTTCACTTGGAAATACAGATGGTTTTTATTCCAATGCTGATGGAAAGAATTTTAGAAAATTATATATTTTTAACGGCGATTTTAACTGGCAGGTTGATAAATATAATTTTATAAAAGCAGGTTTTGAGTATAAACGTCATGAAGTTAATACATATTCTTGGGGATATATTTCAACACCTGATTGGAATACAAAAAAATGGATAAATTTTGACCCTGATCCAACATTAACATTTAATGATTATTGGAATACAATGGTTGACTATTGGAAAAATTGGGAAAGTTTATTTGATACAGTAAGATATAGAAGATATAATGAAGATGAATATACACTTTGGCGTGATTATACTATTACTCCAAGTGAAGGAGCTGCTTATGTTCAAGACAAAGTGGAATTGGGTGAAATAATTATAAATGCAGGCTTGCGTTTGGATATGTTTATGCCAAATGAACTTGTTCCGATAAATTATAGAGTTGAAACTTCTCAGCTTACTTCACAAGTAAACTTAAAAGAGGCGACAACTAAAGTAAATTTAAGTCCAAGACTAGGTGTGAGTTTCCCAATTTCGGCAAATGGAGCGTTCCACGCGGCATACGGACATTTTTATCAAATGCCGAGTTTCGAAAAAATGTTCAGTGTTCCTATTTATGTACTTACCCCGCTTCAACTTGAAGGACTTACACTTGGAAATGCGGATTTAAATCCTGAAAGAACAATTCAATATGAATTAGGTTTACAGCAGCAAGTCTTTCCGGGAATTACGGTAGATGTATCTGTTTATTATAAAAATATGAGTAATCTGCTTGGGGTTGAATATTTAACAACATTAGATAATGTTAGATTTTTACATTATATAAATAGAGATTATGGCAATTCTAAAGGAATTACAATTGGAATTAACGCGTTTGGCAGTAACTATATTAACGGAAGTTTGAATTATACATATTCTACAGCAAATGGAAGTGCGTCGGATCCGGATTATATTGCTCTTGTACAAGCCTCAACTCAAATTGGCGGAGAAGCGGTCGAGTTTTTAGATAGGCAGGTTATTGCATTGAATTGGGATCAAACCCATACACTTAATGCCCTAGTTGATTTTAAGTTTACAAGTAGTTTTTTCATGTCGGTTATTGGAACATACTGGTCAGGCCAGCCTTACAGCCCAACATTTGTTGAAAAATATGATATTCTTGCGCAAGAATATAATAATGCCGATGTTAAACCAGTTCAATGGACTGTGGACTTAAAAGCAAGATATGATTTTGAGGTTGGATGGTCAACAATTACAGCATTTATACAAGTTGATAATTTATTTGATCACTTAAATCAAAATTATGTTTACAGTTCAACAGGAACCGCTTACGATAACGCACGATTACCGTCTGTTGAAAGAATTGAAATAGAAAGATTGCAGCAAGCTGGATTATTTACATTAGGTGAAATAGACAATAAACCCGAATGGTTTTCAAGTCCAAGAAAAGTAAGACTTGGATTCGTACTCAATTTTTAA
- a CDS encoding T9SS type A sorting domain-containing protein, whose protein sequence is MLPSGADTAKRVNLYTLVIDFRVMDLEGWHCFGQTDPTNQSDGEWFINPGDGNVGVGSSGYTKNTITPLEWYRLAIVVNTADTNDNSGVKYYFDGVFQSIATANHKQTIDNRFSVGSADEAIQLLLFADNDEEDAVMEVSNVSIYEQALTPAEIAALGGFKHEEKEVLTAVGMWDFDDPADLTAATHGSPLELVGNVEVVEGPEAGNGAVSIGVGNHLKALTAIAPNGGGTKVNAYSVTMDIKVNVLDNWVALLQTNPDNSDDGDLWLSSDHDIGVGALGYSDPDIIKEGDWYRMFLVSTPVANDSVDFNVYMDGVRVLKGKRQAIDSRFALQNTLLFFADNDGEDNTIEVSKIAVYDSSLTSRDVAGFGGYQHGTVEESIVAQWDFDNPDSLELATIGNDLVLANKDGAEPVAEATAGPANGDGAVKIGPRNHFIANPDMQPNGGGLKVNRYTIQFDFSVEALGNWRAFYQTDSLNENDAEFFIKKTGEIGVGDLSYSDSVIVAPGEWYRLIIAVDLLDTTQHAINYYIDGQAVPHGESGYQKIDNRFSFGPAGYTDQLILMGDNDNDDGLINVSKVVLYNRVLSAEEVAAVGGYGHVVGVEDNVSNLPEVFALNQNYPNPFNPTTIISYSIPKQTNVSLKVYNLLGQLVTTIVNKQQNAGNYEYQFDASSLSSGIYFYSLKAGEFTKTQKMMLIK, encoded by the coding sequence ATGCTGCCAAGTGGAGCTGATACCGCAAAAAGAGTAAATCTTTATACCTTGGTAATAGATTTTAGAGTAATGGATTTAGAAGGTTGGCATTGTTTCGGTCAAACCGATCCAACAAATCAAAGTGATGGTGAATGGTTTATAAATCCGGGTGATGGGAACGTTGGCGTTGGTTCTTCAGGTTATACCAAAAATACTATTACTCCATTGGAATGGTACAGATTGGCAATCGTTGTTAATACCGCAGATACAAATGATAACAGCGGTGTTAAGTATTATTTTGACGGTGTTTTCCAATCTATTGCAACTGCAAATCATAAACAAACAATAGATAATAGATTTTCAGTTGGAAGTGCAGATGAAGCAATTCAATTATTGCTTTTTGCAGATAATGATGAAGAAGACGCAGTAATGGAAGTTTCAAATGTTTCTATTTATGAACAAGCACTAACACCAGCTGAAATCGCTGCTCTCGGTGGTTTCAAACATGAAGAAAAAGAAGTATTAACAGCAGTGGGAATGTGGGATTTTGATGACCCTGCAGATTTAACAGCTGCAACACACGGTTCACCGCTTGAATTGGTTGGAAATGTTGAAGTTGTTGAAGGTCCGGAAGCCGGAAACGGTGCGGTATCTATCGGCGTTGGAAATCACTTAAAAGCGCTTACAGCAATTGCCCCAAACGGCGGCGGAACAAAAGTTAACGCTTATTCTGTTACAATGGATATAAAAGTTAATGTTCTTGATAATTGGGTTGCTTTATTACAAACCAATCCTGACAATAGTGATGACGGCGATTTATGGTTAAGCAGCGACCATGATATTGGTGTTGGCGCCCTAGGCTATTCTGATCCTGATATTATTAAAGAGGGTGATTGGTATAGAATGTTTTTGGTAAGCACTCCGGTTGCAAACGATTCAGTTGATTTTAATGTTTATATGGATGGTGTTAGAGTTCTTAAAGGTAAAAGACAGGCAATTGACAGCAGATTTGCTCTACAAAATACTTTGCTTTTCTTTGCTGATAATGATGGTGAAGATAACACTATTGAAGTATCTAAAATTGCTGTATATGACTCTTCTTTAACAAGCAGAGATGTAGCAGGCTTTGGCGGATATCAGCATGGTACCGTTGAAGAATCAATTGTTGCTCAATGGGATTTTGATAATCCTGATTCATTAGAGCTTGCAACAATAGGTAATGATTTAGTATTAGCAAATAAAGACGGTGCTGAGCCGGTTGCTGAAGCTACAGCAGGTCCAGCAAATGGCGATGGTGCAGTTAAAATTGGACCAAGAAACCATTTTATTGCAAATCCTGATATGCAGCCGAACGGCGGCGGTTTAAAAGTAAACAGATATACAATTCAATTTGATTTTAGTGTTGAGGCATTAGGAAATTGGAGAGCATTTTATCAAACTGATTCATTAAATGAAAATGACGCTGAATTCTTTATTAAGAAAACCGGTGAAATTGGAGTTGGCGATTTAAGTTATTCCGATAGCGTAATTGTAGCTCCTGGCGAATGGTATAGACTTATTATTGCGGTTGATTTACTTGATACAACACAGCATGCAATTAATTATTATATAGATGGACAAGCAGTTCCTCACGGTGAAAGCGGATATCAGAAAATAGATAATAGATTTTCTTTTGGTCCCGCGGGATATACAGATCAGTTAATTTTAATGGGCGATAATGACAACGATGACGGTTTAATTAATGTATCTAAAGTTGTCTTATATAATAGAGTATTATCTGCTGAAGAAGTTGCTGCTGTTGGCGGTTACGGACACGTTGTAGGTGTTGAAGATAACGTTTCTAATTTGCCGGAAGTTTTCGCGCTAAATCAAAATTATCCAAATCCTTTTAACCCAACGACCATCATTAGTTATTCCATACCTAAACAAACAAATGTTAGTTTGAAGGTTTATAATTTACTTGGTCAGCTGGTTACTACAATTGTTAATAAACAGCAAAATGCCGGAAACTATGAATATCAGTTTGATGCAAGCAGTTTATCAAGCGGTATTTATTTCTATTCACTAAAAGCCGGTGAATTTACAAAAACACAAAAAATGATGTTGATTAAATAG
- a CDS encoding aldehyde dehydrogenase family protein codes for MEQTFKIISPIDSSVYYEGRLHNSNDIENALKLAEKAQAAWKDTPLSQRKNYISKFAEAFKSNEKRICEELTWQMGRPIKYSPSEVRGTIERTLGMLDLAEVSLTDIFVGEKEGFNRYIKREPLGIVFVVPAWNYPYLIAINSIVPALLAGNAVVLRHSAQTPLVAERFFDAFKQAGLPEGLFQYLHLSHEDTSKVILDQRVNFVAFTGSVKGGYDIQKVAANRFIGVGLELGGKDPAYVMPDADLNYAVENLVDGSFFNSGQSCCGIERIYVHESVYDKFVEGFVDLTKTYKLGNPLDPETTLGPLAKRSGAELVREHIKQAIDAGAKAMIDGSLFPYAKENTNYLAPQVLIDVNHKMNVMYDETFGPVVGIMKVKNDEEALTLMNDSPYGLTASIWTENEPAAVKIGNQVNTGTWFMNRCDYLDPFLSWVGVKDSGRGCSLSKVGYEQLTRPKSYHLKIKH; via the coding sequence ATGGAACAAACATTTAAAATTATTTCACCAATCGACTCCAGTGTTTATTATGAAGGCAGACTTCATAATTCAAATGATATTGAAAATGCACTAAAATTAGCCGAAAAAGCTCAAGCAGCTTGGAAAGACACTCCGCTTTCTCAAAGAAAAAACTACATCTCAAAATTTGCGGAAGCTTTTAAAAGTAATGAAAAAAGAATTTGTGAAGAACTAACTTGGCAAATGGGCAGACCAATTAAATATTCACCTTCAGAAGTTAGAGGTACAATAGAACGAACTTTAGGAATGCTGGACTTAGCCGAAGTTTCATTAACCGATATTTTTGTCGGCGAAAAAGAAGGATTCAACAGATATATTAAACGTGAACCGCTAGGCATAGTATTCGTTGTTCCGGCTTGGAACTATCCGTATTTAATTGCAATTAATAGTATTGTCCCTGCCCTTCTTGCAGGTAATGCTGTTGTTTTAAGACATTCAGCCCAAACGCCTCTTGTCGCGGAAAGATTTTTTGATGCTTTCAAACAAGCAGGCTTGCCCGAAGGTTTATTCCAATATTTGCATTTATCTCATGAAGATACTTCAAAAGTTATTTTAGATCAAAGAGTTAACTTTGTAGCTTTTACCGGATCAGTCAAAGGCGGTTATGATATTCAAAAAGTCGCAGCTAACAGATTTATCGGTGTTGGGTTGGAATTAGGCGGTAAAGATCCCGCATACGTTATGCCGGATGCTGATCTAAATTATGCCGTTGAAAATTTAGTTGATGGTTCTTTTTTTAATTCCGGACAGTCTTGCTGCGGTATTGAAAGAATATATGTTCATGAATCGGTTTATGATAAATTTGTTGAAGGTTTTGTCGATTTAACAAAAACATACAAATTAGGCAATCCGCTTGATCCTGAAACAACATTAGGTCCGTTGGCAAAACGCAGCGGCGCTGAATTAGTGCGTGAACATATTAAACAAGCAATTGATGCCGGCGCAAAAGCTATGATAGATGGCTCTTTATTTCCTTACGCAAAAGAAAATACAAATTATCTGGCACCTCAAGTTTTGATTGATGTTAATCATAAAATGAATGTAATGTATGATGAAACTTTTGGTCCTGTTGTTGGAATTATGAAAGTTAAAAATGATGAAGAAGCGTTAACATTAATGAATGATAGTCCTTATGGATTGACCGCATCGATATGGACAGAAAATGAACCGGCTGCTGTTAAGATTGGCAACCAAGTTAATACCGGTACTTGGTTTATGAATCGATGTGATTATCTTGACCCATTCTTAAGCTGGGTTGGAGTTAAAGATTCCGGAAGAGGCTGTTCCCTTTCAAAAGTTGGATACGAACAGTTAACAAGACCAAAATCTTATCATTTGAAAATTAAACATTAG
- a CDS encoding MurR/RpiR family transcriptional regulator, which yields MNSPLNLINKRFNHLSKSEKTVAEFVQKHIDEVVVLTTQGIAERCKTSDATVIRFCRSLGYQTFNEFKTALVPELLRSGKSLIKEIESSKNIESATQSFLYNLKQQIDFSVNNIETNQLKVIADKIVKARRMLIVGIGGAAGVGYIFNDSLCVLGVYSNYTNDRSIIQSIIPTLYNGDVVFAISHSGETEEIVSAMKAANEYGLVTIALTNFLSSPLTQFAKYVLHTSVPDNLLGSFSCQSRISQLALLELILLEIKNKLSKKKK from the coding sequence ATGAACAGTCCGTTAAATTTAATAAACAAAAGATTTAATCATCTTAGTAAAAGTGAAAAGACTGTCGCAGAATTTGTTCAAAAGCATATTGATGAAGTTGTTGTTTTAACAACTCAAGGCATAGCTGAAAGATGCAAGACTAGCGATGCAACTGTTATAAGGTTTTGTCGTTCACTTGGATATCAGACGTTTAACGAATTTAAAACTGCTTTGGTACCTGAGCTTTTAAGAAGCGGCAAAAGTTTAATCAAAGAAATTGAATCGAGTAAAAACATTGAAAGCGCTACTCAATCTTTTTTATATAACTTAAAACAACAAATAGATTTTAGCGTAAATAATATAGAAACAAATCAATTGAAAGTAATTGCCGATAAAATTGTAAAAGCAAGGAGAATGTTAATCGTCGGTATTGGCGGCGCGGCAGGTGTAGGTTATATTTTTAATGATTCATTATGTGTACTGGGAGTTTACAGTAATTACACTAATGATCGCTCAATAATTCAAAGCATAATACCTACATTATATAATGGCGATGTTGTATTCGCGATTTCACATTCTGGTGAAACTGAAGAAATTGTTTCCGCAATGAAAGCAGCAAATGAATACGGTTTGGTAACAATAGCATTAACAAATTTTTTATCATCGCCTTTGACACAATTTGCCAAATATGTTTTGCACACTAGTGTGCCTGATAATCTTTTAGGAAGTTTTTCTTGCCAGTCAAGAATTTCTCAATTAGCTTTATTAGAATTGATATTACTTGAAATAAAGAACAAGCTCTCTAAAAAGAAGAAATAG
- a CDS encoding iron-containing alcohol dehydrogenase, whose protein sequence is MPLLRHTYNYPTRIEYGPGATADLPKIIKGKGLKKGLLVTDQGIEKIGLAEKLRSYFTAQDIEIFSYSDVVSNPTEQNVIEATDIYKKNNCDFIVALGGGSPIDVGKTIKVTATHDEPLEKLDDSKGGDKYIINEMPPFYAIPTTAGTGSEVGRSSVITVKSTNKKTIIFAPKMMPDIAVLDPDVTLLLPKKLTAATGVDAFVHNLEAYIMNVYHPIADAIAKEGIYKCFKYLPIAVENGNDVAARGEMLLASAMGATAFQKGLGINHSIAHALSVFYDTHHGLANAAVLVEVMKYNSTDEIVSKKLASLGSILGVENDADAVIDAIEKWLLKVGMPTDLKGIGVKEEDISGLEAYAMEDPCKPLNPKPVMPGDVSKIIKNLI, encoded by the coding sequence ATGCCACTTTTAAGACATACTTATAATTATCCGACCAGAATTGAATATGGTCCGGGTGCAACCGCTGATTTACCGAAAATTATTAAAGGTAAAGGTTTAAAAAAAGGTTTATTGGTTACAGATCAGGGAATTGAGAAAATTGGATTGGCAGAAAAATTAAGATCATATTTCACTGCACAAGACATTGAGATTTTCAGTTATAGCGATGTTGTTTCAAATCCAACAGAACAAAATGTAATAGAAGCAACCGATATTTATAAAAAAAATAATTGCGATTTTATTGTTGCTCTGGGCGGAGGATCACCAATCGATGTTGGCAAAACAATTAAAGTTACAGCCACTCACGATGAGCCGCTTGAAAAATTAGATGATTCAAAAGGCGGTGATAAATATATTATAAATGAAATGCCTCCTTTTTATGCAATTCCAACAACCGCAGGAACAGGAAGTGAAGTCGGTAGAAGCAGTGTAATTACCGTAAAATCAACAAATAAAAAAACAATTATTTTTGCGCCCAAAATGATGCCTGATATCGCCGTACTTGATCCGGATGTAACTTTGCTTTTACCAAAAAAGCTTACTGCCGCTACAGGTGTTGACGCATTTGTTCATAATCTTGAAGCTTATATTATGAATGTTTATCACCCAATTGCTGACGCTATAGCGAAAGAAGGTATTTACAAATGTTTTAAATATTTGCCGATAGCCGTTGAAAATGGGAATGACGTCGCCGCTAGAGGTGAAATGTTATTGGCTTCAGCTATGGGTGCAACCGCATTTCAAAAAGGCTTGGGAATAAATCATTCGATTGCTCATGCATTAAGTGTTTTTTATGATACTCATCACGGTTTGGCAAATGCCGCTGTTCTTGTTGAAGTAATGAAGTATAATTCAACAGATGAAATAGTAAGTAAAAAATTAGCTTCGCTTGGTTCCATTCTGGGCGTTGAAAACGATGCTGATGCCGTGATTGATGCGATTGAAAAATGGTTGCTTAAAGTTGGTATGCCGACAGACCTTAAAGGCATTGGTGTAAAAGAAGAAGATATTTCCGGATTGGAAGCTTATGCAATGGAAGATCCTTGTAAACCATTAAATCCAAAACCGGTAATGCCGGGCGATGTATCAAAAATTATTAAAAATCTTATATAG
- a CDS encoding metallophosphoesterase, protein MRLVTNFIFCSIIILLLSTEIFSLNLISENFPSSLVGRWTFDNSADLLEANVGNRLTKVGNCLAVEGSAESDGAVRIGVGSYFAATHGITPNGGGSLVNNYTIVMDVKIPASSMWYALYQTDITNKNDGDWFVSPSGNIGIGEVGYTNKALQIEQWYRIAISVSNGVRYDYYIDGDKALSGNKGTVDGRFALASKVLFFADENSEDNIFDVSDIQIYSEDLSDEEIKSLGGFEHKAIELKTITYPFLQGPTPTSIYVCWTYKGDNPIAEYGTSQSLGSQVIPEKVNINDENVSLNWYTAKLENLIPNTTYYYKVSTDSVESEIYKFKTQPENSDSTGHVRFAIYSDNQTYFEKFTEINDSLKSKAQSLYGPNIEDDLNLVFDCGDIVTDGWNLSLFVHEFFNPSHKIATSVPYMVSIGNHEGDSPYFYDFMKYEDFGGTQGEKYYSFRIGRVLFVAMNSNSAYRNDSQINWLNQVLTDAQNDNTIEWIFTFNHHPGHSEIWPDGNTTYVQNRIIPTLGKYSKVDMLSYGHSHNYERGTALNSNFRLMCIGGAGGALDRWEMYGNQEDYPEIQKAVDHHCYAIVDIDIENKSCEITTYSIGNPDNPLGNIVIDKFIRNKENETPPAKPSFVSPNEDDVVSVPFVLNSSVYNGDYEIMSSQFQLTSNKGNYDNPILDVKRDYENVYGKPLPPNFLFIDLNAGINLEKLEIDNLNFQGDVWARVRYRDKNLQWSDWSDELDLAVSKTTDIEDNDVMVDNYKLYNNYPNPFNPTTNIQFDLVETSHVNLTVFNNIGEKVAELLNENMKSGRHSIDFNGIDLSSGVYLYRISANGFNDIKKMLLLK, encoded by the coding sequence ATGCGCTTAGTAACCAATTTTATTTTTTGCTCAATTATAATTTTACTCCTTTCTACCGAAATCTTTTCGCTAAATTTAATTAGTGAAAACTTCCCGTCGAGTCTTGTTGGTCGCTGGACTTTTGATAACTCTGCAGATTTACTTGAAGCAAATGTTGGGAATAGATTGACTAAGGTAGGAAATTGTCTAGCTGTTGAAGGTTCAGCGGAATCCGATGGAGCTGTTCGTATTGGTGTAGGAAGTTATTTTGCTGCCACTCACGGAATTACCCCGAACGGAGGCGGAAGTCTTGTTAACAATTACACTATTGTCATGGATGTTAAAATTCCGGCTTCATCTATGTGGTATGCTCTTTATCAAACCGACATAACTAATAAAAACGACGGCGACTGGTTTGTTAGTCCAAGTGGAAATATTGGCATCGGTGAAGTTGGTTATACTAACAAAGCACTACAAATTGAGCAATGGTATAGAATTGCAATTAGCGTCTCAAACGGCGTTCGTTATGATTATTATATTGACGGAGATAAAGCTTTAAGCGGTAATAAAGGAACGGTTGACGGCAGATTTGCCTTAGCATCTAAAGTATTATTTTTTGCGGATGAAAATAGTGAAGACAATATTTTTGATGTTTCCGATATTCAAATTTATTCTGAAGATTTATCAGATGAAGAAATTAAAAGTCTTGGCGGGTTTGAACACAAAGCAATAGAATTGAAAACCATAACTTATCCGTTTCTCCAAGGACCGACGCCAACTTCAATATACGTTTGCTGGACTTACAAAGGTGACAACCCAATAGCCGAATATGGAACATCACAATCATTGGGCAGTCAGGTTATTCCAGAAAAAGTAAATATCAATGACGAAAATGTAAGTCTTAATTGGTACACTGCAAAATTGGAAAATTTAATACCAAATACCACTTATTATTATAAAGTTAGTACTGACAGTGTTGAATCGGAAATTTATAAATTTAAAACTCAACCGGAAAATTCGGATTCAACCGGTCATGTTAGATTTGCTATTTACAGCGACAACCAAACATATTTCGAAAAGTTTACAGAAATAAATGATTCTCTTAAAAGTAAAGCTCAGTCATTATACGGTCCAAATATTGAAGATGACCTTAATTTGGTTTTTGATTGCGGAGATATTGTAACAGACGGCTGGAACCTTTCTTTATTCGTCCATGAATTTTTTAATCCTTCACATAAAATTGCAACTTCTGTCCCTTATATGGTTAGTATTGGAAATCATGAAGGAGACTCACCATATTTTTATGATTTCATGAAATATGAAGATTTTGGCGGAACACAAGGTGAAAAATATTATTCATTTAGAATAGGAAGAGTTTTATTCGTCGCAATGAACAGTAACTCGGCTTATCGAAATGATTCACAAATAAATTGGCTTAACCAAGTTTTAACCGATGCTCAAAACGATAATACTATTGAATGGATTTTTACATTTAACCATCACCCGGGACACAGTGAAATTTGGCCTGACGGCAATACAACATATGTACAGAACAGAATAATTCCAACTCTCGGTAAATATTCTAAAGTTGATATGCTGTCATATGGTCACTCCCACAATTACGAAAGAGGAACTGCGCTTAATAGTAACTTTAGATTAATGTGTATTGGAGGCGCCGGCGGTGCATTAGATAGATGGGAAATGTATGGAAACCAGGAAGATTATCCTGAAATTCAAAAAGCGGTTGACCATCACTGCTATGCAATTGTTGATATTGATATTGAGAATAAGTCATGTGAGATTACAACATACAGTATCGGCAATCCTGATAATCCGTTGGGCAATATTGTTATAGATAAGTTTATCAGAAATAAAGAAAATGAAACTCCTCCCGCAAAACCTTCATTTGTTTCACCTAATGAAGATGATGTAGTAAGTGTACCTTTTGTGTTAAATTCTTCAGTCTACAACGGTGATTATGAAATTATGAGTTCGCAGTTTCAATTAACGAGTAATAAAGGCAATTATGATAATCCAATTTTGGATGTAAAAAGAGATTATGAAAATGTTTATGGTAAACCTTTACCGCCGAACTTTTTGTTTATTGATTTGAATGCGGGAATTAACCTTGAAAAATTGGAAATTGATAATTTGAATTTTCAAGGGGATGTTTGGGCTAGAGTTAGATACCGTGATAAAAATCTGCAATGGTCAGATTGGTCGGATGAACTTGATTTAGCGGTTAGCAAAACAACAGATATTGAAGACAATGATGTTATGGTAGATAATTATAAATTATATAATAATTATCCCAATCCTTTTAATCCAACTACAAATATACAATTTGATTTAGTAGAAACTAGTCATGTTAATTTAACCGTATTTAACAATATTGGGGAGAAAGTTGCAGAATTGTTAAATGAAAATATGAAATCCGGACGTCATTCAATTGATTTTAATGGAATAGATTTAAGCAGTGGCGTTTACCTTTATAGGATAAGCGCAAACGGATTTAACGATATAAAAAAAATGCTGCTTTTAAAGTAA